A stretch of Fundulus heteroclitus isolate FHET01 unplaced genomic scaffold, MU-UCD_Fhet_4.1 scaffold_170, whole genome shotgun sequence DNA encodes these proteins:
- the si:ch211-234h8.7 gene encoding monocarboxylate transporter 4, whose amino-acid sequence MGGVAVDVGAPGVKAPDGGWGWAVLAGCFVITGFSYAFPKAVSVFFKELIREFDVGYSDTAWISSILLAMLYGTGPVCSVLVNRFGCRPVMMVGGLFASLGMILASFSTSIIHIYLCTGVITGLGLSLNFQPSLIMLNRYFSEKRPLANGLSAAGSPVALCCLSPLGQVLQYQYGWRGGFLILGGLLLNCCVCGALMKPLVAPKSKELEERHDKELEGIEIKKKAKPKLLDFSVFKDRGFVIYTVAASIMVLGLFVPPVFVVSYAKELGNEDTKSALLLTILGFIDIFARPTCGVIAGLKWVRPRCVYFFSFAMLFNGIADLIGSQSKDYSALVVFCIFFGISYGMVGALQFEVLMTIVGTEKFSSAIGLVLLMEAIAVLVGPPGAGRLLDATKNYMYVFLLAGCEVVVSAVVLATCNFLFIKIKPSAPADTLESIALTDECNTKMCGNRADGKDDDEKGEMEEPEKATNEEENKDIEGIDDVRPKSVTVDSQEVERFLKEPEPNGNMAACPETCL is encoded by the exons ATGGGAGGTGTTGCGGTGGATGTTGGCGCACCGGGTGTGAAGGCTCCAGATGGAGGATGGGGCTGGGCAGTCCTGGCTGGATGTTTCGTCATCACAGGCTTCTCTTATGCATTCCCTAAAGCAGTCAGTGTCTTCTTCAAAGAGCTGATCCGCGAGTTTGATGTTGGATACAGTGACACTGCCTGGATCTCCTCCATCCTGCTGGCCATGCTTTATGGGACAG GTCCTGTGTGCAGCGTGCTGGTGAACCGTTTCGGCTGCCGTCCTGTGATGATGGTGGGAGGCCTCTTTGCCTCTTTAGGAATGATCCTGGCCTCCTTCTCCACCAGCATCATCCACATCTACCTCTGCACTGGAGTCATTACAG GTCTTGGATTATCGCTGAACTTCCAGCCATCTCTAATCATGCTGAATCGTTACTTCAGTGAAAAGCGTCCTCTGGCCAATGGCCTTTCAGCTGCTGGGAGCCCCGTTGCCCTCTGCTGCCTCTCACCTCTGGGTCAGGTTCTTCAGTACCAGTATGGATGGAGGGGAGGCTTCCTCATTCTTGGTGGGCTTCTACTCAACTGCTGTGTGTGTGGGGCCCTCATGAAACCTCTGGTTGCTCCCAAGTCCAAGGAGCTGGAAGAGAGACATGACAAGGAATTAGAGGGGATAGAGATAAAGAAGAAGGCCAAGCCAAAACTGTTGGACTTCTCTGTGTTCAAAGATAGAGGGTTCGTCATCTACACTGTAGCAGCATCCATCATGGTGCTGGGCTTGTTTGTACCACCTGTGTTTGTTGTGAGCTATGCTAAGGAGCTGGGAAATGAGGACACCAAGTCTGCACTGCTGCTCACCATCCTGGGTTTCATCGATATTTTTGCTCGACCAACCTGTGGTGTGATTGCCGGACTGAAATGGGTTCGACCTCGTTGTGTCTACTTCTTCAGTTTCGCAATGCTCTTCAATGGAATCGCTGACCTGATCGGCTCACAG TCCAAGGACTACTCAGCTCTGGtagttttctgcatcttctttgGCATCTCCTACGGTATGGTGGGCGCACTACAGTTTGAGGTCCTAATGACAATAGTTGGCACTGAAAAATTCTCCAGTGCAATTGGCCTTGTCCTACTAATGGAGGCCATTGCTGTGCTGGTGGGACCACCAGGTGCAG GCCGACTTCTTGATGCCACTAAGAACTACATGTACGTCTTCCTGCTGGCAGGATGTGAAGTGGTGGtctcagcagtggttctggctACTTGCAACTTTTTGTTTATCAAGATAAAGCCCTCTGCACCAGCAGATACACTTGAGAGCATAGCACTGACCGATGAATGTAATACTAAGATGTGTGGTAACAGGGCAGATGGGAAAGATGATGATGAGaagggagagatggaggagcCAGAAAAGGCCACCAATGAGGAGGAGAATAAGGACATTGAGGGAATAGATGATGTCCGACCAAAGAGTGTAACGGTGGACTCACAGGAGGTGGAGAGGTTCTTGAAAGAACCGGAGCCAAATGGTAACATGGCTGCTTGTCCTGAAACCTGTCTTTAA